From one Rhodamnia argentea isolate NSW1041297 chromosome 1, ASM2092103v1, whole genome shotgun sequence genomic stretch:
- the LOC115743975 gene encoding translation initiation factor eIF-2B subunit epsilon isoform X1, with amino-acid sequence MGAQKKAPTRAVSDDPEDLARVPLQAVLLADSFATRFRPITLERPKVLLPLVNIPMIEYTLAWLESAGVEEVFVFCCAHAKQVTNYLENSQWFSQPKFSVTTIESHNSVSAGDALRLVYERNVIHGDFVLISGDTLSNMSLMRALQEHKERKKKDSNAVMTMVIQRSKPSPITQQSRLGTDGLFVAIDPTTKQLLHYEENTNHLKGTFSIDKMLLVDNTSITLHNDIQDCYIDICSPEVLSLFTDNFDYQHLRRHFLKGLLVDDIMGYKIFTHEIHSSYAARVDNYRGYDTISKDIIQRWTYPLVPDVLSLGNSATKLERRGMYRASEIGQSRSAQIGPLTVIGTGTTIASNTKITNSVVGKGCAIGSNVLIEGSYVWDNVIIEDGCELRHAIVCDGVTMKSGSVLKPGVVLSFKVVIGQNFVVPPYSKVSLLQQPTKQDSDEELEYADNNSDTLDSAATGTMDKLNGDSSLEFSEMQHHVSSELGYGGVGYIWSICEGSHEEEWRHSVAPIPAEKLAEITQVIEDDLELVSQDSNAPASSGELKPDSQINAEDDAVYFEKEVEATFLRAVNENVEVDHVILEVNSLRLSYNMQSADCAGAIFHSMMKLALDTTHSTHNELLRNVQNTVNTWQKLLKSYLPGKDEEIEVILKFEEICLESARELSPLFTQILHLLYDKDIITEEAIEDWESEKKDADEADRVFVKQAEIFLQWLREAPEEDDEEDDE; translated from the exons ATGGGCGCCCAGAAGAAGGCCCCGACCAGAGCGGTCTCGGATGATCCCGAGGACCTGGCGCGCGTGCCGCTCCAAGCGGTGCTCCTGGCCGACAGCTTCGCCACCAGGTTCCGCCCAATCACCCTCGAACGCCCCAAG GTGCTACTGCCATTGGTAAATATACCGATGATAGAGTATACACTAGCATGGCTTGAATCTGCTGGTGTTGAAGAAGTTTTTGTATTCTGCTGTGCTCATGCCAAGCAAGTAACAAACTACTTGGAGAATTCCCAGTGGTTTTCCCAACCAAAGTTTTCGGTCACAACAATTGAGTCACACAATTCTGTTAGTGCAGGAGATGCTCTTCGATTGGTTTACGAGCGTAATGTG ATACATGGGGATTTTGTCCTTATCAGTGGAGATACACTAAGCAATATGTCATTGATGAGGGCACTCCAAGAACataaggagagaaagaaaaaggatagCAATGCTGTAATGACCATGGTCATTCAACGATCAAAACCTTCTCCAATCACTCAACAATCTCGTCTTGGAACAGATGGGCTGTTTGTGGCTATAGATCCTACTACAAAGCAGCTGCTCCATTATGAGGAGAATACAAACCATTTAAAAGGGACTTTCTCTATTGACAAGATGCTGCTGGTAGATAATACCTCAATCACTCTTCATAATGACATCCAG GATTGTTATATAGATATCTGCTCTCCTGAAGTACTCAGTCTCTTCACTGACAATTTTGACTATCAACATCTTCGTCGCCATTTTCTGAAAGGACTACTTGTTGATGAT ATCATGGGTTACAAAATTTTCACTCATGAAATTCACTCAAGCTATGCGGCTAGAGTTGACAATTACCGAGGTTATGACACCATCAGTAAGGATATAATTCAGAGGTGGACATACCCACTGGTTCCTGACGTGCTGTCTTTGGGGAATTCTGCTACTAAACTTGAAAGACGGGGAATGTATCGAGCATCTG AAATAGGGCAATCCAGGTCTGCACAAATTGGGCCACTTACAGTTATTGGTACTGGCACCACAATTGCAAGCAATACCAAGATTACAAATTCGGTAGTTGGAAAGGGGTGTGCGATTGGATCAAATGTCTTAATAGAAGGTTCTTATGTATGGGACAATGTCATCATTGAAGATGGATGTGAGTTAAGGCATGCAATAGTGTGCGATGGAGTAACAATGAAGTCTGGATCAGTTTTGAAACCTGGTGTCGTGTTATCTTTTAAG GTTGTCATTGGACAAAACTTTGTTGTTCCACCATATTCAAAGGTATCTTTACTTCAGCAACCAACCAAGCAAGATAGCGATGAAGAACTGGAATATGCAGACAACAACAGTGACACTCTGGATTCCG CGGCTACTGGTACGATGGACAAGCTAAATGGAGATTCCTCGTTGGAATTCTCTGAGATGCAACATCATGTTTCGTCGGAG CTTGGCTATGGTGGTGTGGGTTACATTTGGTCCATATGTGAAGGATCTCATGAAGAAGAATGGAGACATTCAGTTGCTCCTATTCCTGCTGAGAAACTTGCAGAGATTACTCAAGTGATAGAAGATGATCTGGAGCTTGTTAGTCAAGATAGCAATGCTCCAGCATCATCTGGAGAACTGAAACCTGACAGTCAAATTAATGCCGAAGACGATGCAGTTTACTTTGAGAAGGAG GTTGAGGCAACCTTCCTGAGGGCTGTAAATGAAAATGTTGAAGTAGACCATGTAATCTTAGAAGTGAACTCTCTGCG GTTGTCATACAATATGCAATCTGCAGATTGTGCTGGTGCTATATTTCACTCCATGATGAAATTGGCTTTGGATACTACACATAGTACGCATA ATGAGTTGTTGCGTAATGTGCAAAATACAGTCAACACTTGGCAAAAACTTTTGAAGTCCTATCTGCCAGGCAAAGATGAGGAG ATTGAAGTGATACTGAAGTTCGAAGAGATATGTCTGGAATCGGCGAGGGAGCTATCTCCATTGTTTACACag ATTTTGCACCTTCTATATGACAAGGACATCATAACAGAAGAGGCTATCGAAGATTGGGAATCTGAGAAGAAAGATGCTGATGAAGCCGACAGAGTCTTTGTTAAGCAAGCCGAGATATTCCTTCAA TGGTTGAGAGAGGCACCTgaagaggatgatgaagaggatgACGAATGA
- the LOC125312689 gene encoding uncharacterized protein LOC125312689 — protein sequence MVSQSNYYPYNPTEQAHVTLSLAGLRYFLVSSAECSVIATAKINHPHLCFLPYLLLCILTSHLQRGAPIPPPLVQFCLARTAISQETRTDAGLGTAAGRASRAAGAVWLLVLLLRRDLPGDIFVLLSPLLLLYFRELLRAGVRWPTRASRPFWWSARSSRWSTWSIWRPSRWTSTLLISLRCKSSYLTDRWTDM from the exons ATGGTTTCGCAATCAAATTATTATCCATATAACCCCACCGAGCAAGCACATGTCACTCTCTCGCTTGCTGGTTTACGATACTTTCTAGTTTCTAGTGCCGAGTGTAGTGTGATAGCTACTGCTAAAATTAATCATCCACATCTTTGCTTTTTGCCCTACCTTCTCCTCTGCATCCTGACATCCCATTTACAGAGAGGAGCTCCAATTCCACCACCTCTGGTTCAGTTTTGCTTAGCTCGGACTGCGATATCACAAGAGACTCGAACAGATGCCGGGCTGGGGACCGCCGCCGGGAGGGCCTCCCGGGCCGCCGGGGCCGTGTGGTTGCTTGTGCTTCTGCTGCGAAGGGATCTCCCGGGCGATATCTTCGTG CTTTTATCTCCTTTGCTGCTGCTGTATTTTCGAGAGCTGCTGCGGGCCGGTGTTCGGTGGCCGACCAGGGCCTCCAGGCCCTTTTGGTGGTCCGCCAGGTCCTCCAGGTGGTCCACATGGTCCATTTGGAGGCCCTCCCGGTGGACCTCCACGCTTCTGATCAGCCTGCGGTGTAAATCT TCGTACTTGACAGACCGATGGACAGACATGTAA
- the LOC115743975 gene encoding translation initiation factor eIF-2B subunit epsilon isoform X2, which translates to MGAQKKAPTRAVSDDPEDLARVPLQAVLLADSFATRFRPITLERPKVLLPLVNIPMIEYTLAWLESAGVEEVFVFCCAHAKQVTNYLENSQWFSQPKFSVTTIESHNSVSAGDALRLVYERNVIHGDFVLISGDTLSNMSLMRALQEHKERKKKDSNAVMTMVIQRSKPSPITQQSRLGTDGLFVAIDPTTKQLLHYEENTNHLKGTFSIDKMLLVDNTSITLHNDIQDCYIDICSPEVLSLFTDNFDYQHLRRHFLKGLLVDDIMGYKIFTHEIHSSYAARVDNYRGYDTISKDIIQRWTYPLVPDVLSLGNSATKLERRGMYRASEIGQSRSAQIGPLTVIGTGTTIASNTKITNSVVGKGCAIGSNVLIEGSYVWDNVIIEDGCELRHAIVCDGVTMKSGSVLKPGVVLSFKVVIGQNFVVPPYSKVSLLQQPTKQDSDEELEYADNNSDTLDSATGTMDKLNGDSSLEFSEMQHHVSSELGYGGVGYIWSICEGSHEEEWRHSVAPIPAEKLAEITQVIEDDLELVSQDSNAPASSGELKPDSQINAEDDAVYFEKEVEATFLRAVNENVEVDHVILEVNSLRLSYNMQSADCAGAIFHSMMKLALDTTHSTHNELLRNVQNTVNTWQKLLKSYLPGKDEEIEVILKFEEICLESARELSPLFTQILHLLYDKDIITEEAIEDWESEKKDADEADRVFVKQAEIFLQWLREAPEEDDEEDDE; encoded by the exons ATGGGCGCCCAGAAGAAGGCCCCGACCAGAGCGGTCTCGGATGATCCCGAGGACCTGGCGCGCGTGCCGCTCCAAGCGGTGCTCCTGGCCGACAGCTTCGCCACCAGGTTCCGCCCAATCACCCTCGAACGCCCCAAG GTGCTACTGCCATTGGTAAATATACCGATGATAGAGTATACACTAGCATGGCTTGAATCTGCTGGTGTTGAAGAAGTTTTTGTATTCTGCTGTGCTCATGCCAAGCAAGTAACAAACTACTTGGAGAATTCCCAGTGGTTTTCCCAACCAAAGTTTTCGGTCACAACAATTGAGTCACACAATTCTGTTAGTGCAGGAGATGCTCTTCGATTGGTTTACGAGCGTAATGTG ATACATGGGGATTTTGTCCTTATCAGTGGAGATACACTAAGCAATATGTCATTGATGAGGGCACTCCAAGAACataaggagagaaagaaaaaggatagCAATGCTGTAATGACCATGGTCATTCAACGATCAAAACCTTCTCCAATCACTCAACAATCTCGTCTTGGAACAGATGGGCTGTTTGTGGCTATAGATCCTACTACAAAGCAGCTGCTCCATTATGAGGAGAATACAAACCATTTAAAAGGGACTTTCTCTATTGACAAGATGCTGCTGGTAGATAATACCTCAATCACTCTTCATAATGACATCCAG GATTGTTATATAGATATCTGCTCTCCTGAAGTACTCAGTCTCTTCACTGACAATTTTGACTATCAACATCTTCGTCGCCATTTTCTGAAAGGACTACTTGTTGATGAT ATCATGGGTTACAAAATTTTCACTCATGAAATTCACTCAAGCTATGCGGCTAGAGTTGACAATTACCGAGGTTATGACACCATCAGTAAGGATATAATTCAGAGGTGGACATACCCACTGGTTCCTGACGTGCTGTCTTTGGGGAATTCTGCTACTAAACTTGAAAGACGGGGAATGTATCGAGCATCTG AAATAGGGCAATCCAGGTCTGCACAAATTGGGCCACTTACAGTTATTGGTACTGGCACCACAATTGCAAGCAATACCAAGATTACAAATTCGGTAGTTGGAAAGGGGTGTGCGATTGGATCAAATGTCTTAATAGAAGGTTCTTATGTATGGGACAATGTCATCATTGAAGATGGATGTGAGTTAAGGCATGCAATAGTGTGCGATGGAGTAACAATGAAGTCTGGATCAGTTTTGAAACCTGGTGTCGTGTTATCTTTTAAG GTTGTCATTGGACAAAACTTTGTTGTTCCACCATATTCAAAGGTATCTTTACTTCAGCAACCAACCAAGCAAGATAGCGATGAAGAACTGGAATATGCAGACAACAACAGTGACACTCTGGATTCCG CTACTGGTACGATGGACAAGCTAAATGGAGATTCCTCGTTGGAATTCTCTGAGATGCAACATCATGTTTCGTCGGAG CTTGGCTATGGTGGTGTGGGTTACATTTGGTCCATATGTGAAGGATCTCATGAAGAAGAATGGAGACATTCAGTTGCTCCTATTCCTGCTGAGAAACTTGCAGAGATTACTCAAGTGATAGAAGATGATCTGGAGCTTGTTAGTCAAGATAGCAATGCTCCAGCATCATCTGGAGAACTGAAACCTGACAGTCAAATTAATGCCGAAGACGATGCAGTTTACTTTGAGAAGGAG GTTGAGGCAACCTTCCTGAGGGCTGTAAATGAAAATGTTGAAGTAGACCATGTAATCTTAGAAGTGAACTCTCTGCG GTTGTCATACAATATGCAATCTGCAGATTGTGCTGGTGCTATATTTCACTCCATGATGAAATTGGCTTTGGATACTACACATAGTACGCATA ATGAGTTGTTGCGTAATGTGCAAAATACAGTCAACACTTGGCAAAAACTTTTGAAGTCCTATCTGCCAGGCAAAGATGAGGAG ATTGAAGTGATACTGAAGTTCGAAGAGATATGTCTGGAATCGGCGAGGGAGCTATCTCCATTGTTTACACag ATTTTGCACCTTCTATATGACAAGGACATCATAACAGAAGAGGCTATCGAAGATTGGGAATCTGAGAAGAAAGATGCTGATGAAGCCGACAGAGTCTTTGTTAAGCAAGCCGAGATATTCCTTCAA TGGTTGAGAGAGGCACCTgaagaggatgatgaagaggatgACGAATGA
- the LOC115743975 gene encoding translation initiation factor eIF-2B subunit epsilon isoform X3, translating into MPLLPLKIHGDFVLISGDTLSNMSLMRALQEHKERKKKDSNAVMTMVIQRSKPSPITQQSRLGTDGLFVAIDPTTKQLLHYEENTNHLKGTFSIDKMLLVDNTSITLHNDIQDCYIDICSPEVLSLFTDNFDYQHLRRHFLKGLLVDDIMGYKIFTHEIHSSYAARVDNYRGYDTISKDIIQRWTYPLVPDVLSLGNSATKLERRGMYRASEIGQSRSAQIGPLTVIGTGTTIASNTKITNSVVGKGCAIGSNVLIEGSYVWDNVIIEDGCELRHAIVCDGVTMKSGSVLKPGVVLSFKVVIGQNFVVPPYSKVSLLQQPTKQDSDEELEYADNNSDTLDSAATGTMDKLNGDSSLEFSEMQHHVSSELGYGGVGYIWSICEGSHEEEWRHSVAPIPAEKLAEITQVIEDDLELVSQDSNAPASSGELKPDSQINAEDDAVYFEKEVEATFLRAVNENVEVDHVILEVNSLRLSYNMQSADCAGAIFHSMMKLALDTTHSTHNELLRNVQNTVNTWQKLLKSYLPGKDEEIEVILKFEEICLESARELSPLFTQILHLLYDKDIITEEAIEDWESEKKDADEADRVFVKQAEIFLQWLREAPEEDDEEDDE; encoded by the exons ATGCCACTTTTGCCTCTTAAGATACATGGGGATTTTGTCCTTATCAGTGGAGATACACTAAGCAATATGTCATTGATGAGGGCACTCCAAGAACataaggagagaaagaaaaaggatagCAATGCTGTAATGACCATGGTCATTCAACGATCAAAACCTTCTCCAATCACTCAACAATCTCGTCTTGGAACAGATGGGCTGTTTGTGGCTATAGATCCTACTACAAAGCAGCTGCTCCATTATGAGGAGAATACAAACCATTTAAAAGGGACTTTCTCTATTGACAAGATGCTGCTGGTAGATAATACCTCAATCACTCTTCATAATGACATCCAG GATTGTTATATAGATATCTGCTCTCCTGAAGTACTCAGTCTCTTCACTGACAATTTTGACTATCAACATCTTCGTCGCCATTTTCTGAAAGGACTACTTGTTGATGAT ATCATGGGTTACAAAATTTTCACTCATGAAATTCACTCAAGCTATGCGGCTAGAGTTGACAATTACCGAGGTTATGACACCATCAGTAAGGATATAATTCAGAGGTGGACATACCCACTGGTTCCTGACGTGCTGTCTTTGGGGAATTCTGCTACTAAACTTGAAAGACGGGGAATGTATCGAGCATCTG AAATAGGGCAATCCAGGTCTGCACAAATTGGGCCACTTACAGTTATTGGTACTGGCACCACAATTGCAAGCAATACCAAGATTACAAATTCGGTAGTTGGAAAGGGGTGTGCGATTGGATCAAATGTCTTAATAGAAGGTTCTTATGTATGGGACAATGTCATCATTGAAGATGGATGTGAGTTAAGGCATGCAATAGTGTGCGATGGAGTAACAATGAAGTCTGGATCAGTTTTGAAACCTGGTGTCGTGTTATCTTTTAAG GTTGTCATTGGACAAAACTTTGTTGTTCCACCATATTCAAAGGTATCTTTACTTCAGCAACCAACCAAGCAAGATAGCGATGAAGAACTGGAATATGCAGACAACAACAGTGACACTCTGGATTCCG CGGCTACTGGTACGATGGACAAGCTAAATGGAGATTCCTCGTTGGAATTCTCTGAGATGCAACATCATGTTTCGTCGGAG CTTGGCTATGGTGGTGTGGGTTACATTTGGTCCATATGTGAAGGATCTCATGAAGAAGAATGGAGACATTCAGTTGCTCCTATTCCTGCTGAGAAACTTGCAGAGATTACTCAAGTGATAGAAGATGATCTGGAGCTTGTTAGTCAAGATAGCAATGCTCCAGCATCATCTGGAGAACTGAAACCTGACAGTCAAATTAATGCCGAAGACGATGCAGTTTACTTTGAGAAGGAG GTTGAGGCAACCTTCCTGAGGGCTGTAAATGAAAATGTTGAAGTAGACCATGTAATCTTAGAAGTGAACTCTCTGCG GTTGTCATACAATATGCAATCTGCAGATTGTGCTGGTGCTATATTTCACTCCATGATGAAATTGGCTTTGGATACTACACATAGTACGCATA ATGAGTTGTTGCGTAATGTGCAAAATACAGTCAACACTTGGCAAAAACTTTTGAAGTCCTATCTGCCAGGCAAAGATGAGGAG ATTGAAGTGATACTGAAGTTCGAAGAGATATGTCTGGAATCGGCGAGGGAGCTATCTCCATTGTTTACACag ATTTTGCACCTTCTATATGACAAGGACATCATAACAGAAGAGGCTATCGAAGATTGGGAATCTGAGAAGAAAGATGCTGATGAAGCCGACAGAGTCTTTGTTAAGCAAGCCGAGATATTCCTTCAA TGGTTGAGAGAGGCACCTgaagaggatgatgaagaggatgACGAATGA
- the LOC115743976 gene encoding vesicle-associated protein 2-2-like isoform X2, whose product MEKQLLDIQPRELKFLFELKKQSMCTIRLANNSHEHVAFKVKTTSPKKYCVRPNAGIIAPKSACNFNVTMQAQRTAPADMICKDKFLIQGTVVPPGTADEDITSGMFSKDEGRYVEENKLRVSLISPPHSPDLSPINGTFKQGLSEAPFKKEQGLSGVDFFYSEPMVRFGGKEVAKAVDFIKIVNNGDLHVEKDVKSEEKRNLAEVIVMKAAKDVKSEEKKDLEEVIVIKTAKDVKLEEEKNLADEIVMKAARDVKSDDKNNLAEEIVMKAAKDVKTKDDKNNLAEEIVMEEPKDVESRQFVKTNVVEVSLSRDVEEIKSKLNELESKLSEAQATISKLMEDRRLNTQDRVSLREELATLRSRKSRQRVQAEFPLLFVIMVAMISATLGYLLHS is encoded by the exons ATGGAGAAGCAGCTTTTGGACATTCAGCCTCGTGAACTCAAATTTCTAT TTGAGCTGAAGAAGCAAAGCATGTGTACCATCCGACTTGCGAATAATTCTCACGAACATGTCGCTTTTAAG GTTAAAACTACATCTCCAAAGAAATACTGTGTCCGACCAAATGCTGGAATTATTGCCCCAAAATCTGCATGCAATTTCAATG TTACAATGCAAGCTCAACGTACTGCTCCTGCGGATATGATATGCAAAGACAAGTTCTTAATCCAAGGAACTGTTGTTCCTCCTGGTACAGCAGACGAGGACATCACATCTGGCATG TTTTCAAAGGATGAAGGCAGATATGTAGAAGAGAACAAACTCCGGGTGTCCCTCATCAGTCCACCTCATTCGCCAGACTTGTCACCAATCAATGGGACATTTAAGCAGGGTCTAAGTGAAGCTCCATTTAAAAAAGAGCAAGGATTGAGTGGAGTTGACTTCTTCTATTCAGAGCCCATGGTAAGATTCGGGGGCAAAG AGGTGGCCAAGGCTGTGGACTTCATCAAGATAGTAAACAATGGGGACTTGCATGTGGAAAAGGACGTGAAGTCTGAGGAGAAAAGGAACCTAGCAGAGGTGATTGTGATGAAAGCGGCAAAGGATGTGAAGTCAGAGGAGAAAAAGGACTTAGAGGAGGTCATTGTGATAAAGACAGCAAAGGATGTGAAGTTAGAGGAGGAAAAGAACTTAGCAGATGAGATTGTGATGAAAGCAGCTAGGGATGTGAAGTCAGATGATAAAAACAACTTGGCAGAGGAGATCGTGATGAAGGCAGCAAAGGA TGTGAAGACAAAAGACGATAAAAACAACTTGGCAGAGGAGATTGTGATGGAGGAGCCAAAGGATGTAGAGTCGCGGCAATTTGTGAAGACAAATGTGGTGGAAGTGAGTCTATCCAGAGATGTTGAGGAGATAAAGTCAAAACTAAATGAACTTGAATCAAAACTAAGTGAG GCTCAGGCTACCATTTCAAAGCTTATGGAAGATAGGAGATTAAACACTCAAGACAGAGTATCTTTGAGAGAGGAACTA GCAACTTTGAGGAGTAGGAAAAGCAGACAAAGAGTGCAAGCAGAATTCCCTCTTCTGTTTGTCATTATGGTGGCTATGATCAGTGCCACTCTCGGATACCTTCTACATTCATGA
- the LOC115743976 gene encoding vesicle-associated protein 2-2-like isoform X1, whose amino-acid sequence MEKQLLDIQPRELKFLFNQHKVDEYELITAYLFLLLLVELKKQSMCTIRLANNSHEHVAFKVKTTSPKKYCVRPNAGIIAPKSACNFNVTMQAQRTAPADMICKDKFLIQGTVVPPGTADEDITSGMFSKDEGRYVEENKLRVSLISPPHSPDLSPINGTFKQGLSEAPFKKEQGLSGVDFFYSEPMVAKAVDFIKIVNNGDLHVEKDVKSEEKRNLAEVIVMKAAKDVKSEEKKDLEEVIVIKTAKDVKLEEEKNLADEIVMKAARDVKSDDKNNLAEEIVMKAAKDVKTKDDKNNLAEEIVMEEPKDVESRQFVKTNVVEVSLSRDVEEIKSKLNELESKLSEAQATISKLMEDRRLNTQDRVSLREELATLRSRKSRQRVQAEFPLLFVIMVAMISATLGYLLHS is encoded by the exons ATGGAGAAGCAGCTTTTGGACATTCAGCCTCGTGAACTCAAATTTCTAT TTAACCAGCACAAAGTTGATGAATATGAACTGATTACCGCTTATCTATTTCTCTTGTTGCTAGTTGAGCTGAAGAAGCAAAGCATGTGTACCATCCGACTTGCGAATAATTCTCACGAACATGTCGCTTTTAAG GTTAAAACTACATCTCCAAAGAAATACTGTGTCCGACCAAATGCTGGAATTATTGCCCCAAAATCTGCATGCAATTTCAATG TTACAATGCAAGCTCAACGTACTGCTCCTGCGGATATGATATGCAAAGACAAGTTCTTAATCCAAGGAACTGTTGTTCCTCCTGGTACAGCAGACGAGGACATCACATCTGGCATG TTTTCAAAGGATGAAGGCAGATATGTAGAAGAGAACAAACTCCGGGTGTCCCTCATCAGTCCACCTCATTCGCCAGACTTGTCACCAATCAATGGGACATTTAAGCAGGGTCTAAGTGAAGCTCCATTTAAAAAAGAGCAAGGATTGAGTGGAGTTGACTTCTTCTATTCAGAGCCCATG GTGGCCAAGGCTGTGGACTTCATCAAGATAGTAAACAATGGGGACTTGCATGTGGAAAAGGACGTGAAGTCTGAGGAGAAAAGGAACCTAGCAGAGGTGATTGTGATGAAAGCGGCAAAGGATGTGAAGTCAGAGGAGAAAAAGGACTTAGAGGAGGTCATTGTGATAAAGACAGCAAAGGATGTGAAGTTAGAGGAGGAAAAGAACTTAGCAGATGAGATTGTGATGAAAGCAGCTAGGGATGTGAAGTCAGATGATAAAAACAACTTGGCAGAGGAGATCGTGATGAAGGCAGCAAAGGA TGTGAAGACAAAAGACGATAAAAACAACTTGGCAGAGGAGATTGTGATGGAGGAGCCAAAGGATGTAGAGTCGCGGCAATTTGTGAAGACAAATGTGGTGGAAGTGAGTCTATCCAGAGATGTTGAGGAGATAAAGTCAAAACTAAATGAACTTGAATCAAAACTAAGTGAG GCTCAGGCTACCATTTCAAAGCTTATGGAAGATAGGAGATTAAACACTCAAGACAGAGTATCTTTGAGAGAGGAACTA GCAACTTTGAGGAGTAGGAAAAGCAGACAAAGAGTGCAAGCAGAATTCCCTCTTCTGTTTGTCATTATGGTGGCTATGATCAGTGCCACTCTCGGATACCTTCTACATTCATGA